Proteins found in one Arachis stenosperma cultivar V10309 chromosome 8, arast.V10309.gnm1.PFL2, whole genome shotgun sequence genomic segment:
- the LOC130943455 gene encoding transcription factor PIF7-like isoform X1: MMSMSSSSHQYLIPNWNMKQQQQQRQEQEQETLQLEEGITITKSSQASPTTHLVPMANNYDEIAELTWENGQISMHGLSGLDPTSQKKPTWVNRAHDTLESIVQQATCNNKKSKLTMKDNHAYVDVPTTTSSIVASSGEHHQMVPTLSRKRSHSSYSDQQQHRRDVNYVSINNTKKMLLEDHNTNNRKCGVATASVTFCRDNNDVTTMMTWPSLDSGPRSFKNDKILEEDSACQSGSEVRNNENDRDGGKGETGQSKSSSVVRRNRTAAVHNQSERRRRDRINQKMKALQRLVPNANKTDKASMLDEVIKYLKQLQAQIEMMMSVSMPQMIMQQQLQMSMLARSMANNAPNPIRPLFPQLIQPTTTIGAANTASAPMFLAPSLMMPSNTNASIPLPSASYGTPTFAQPLNMDMLNNMVAFYSQQMNHHQNNQIKP, encoded by the exons atGATGAGTATGAGTAGTAGTAGTCATCAGTATTTGATTCCAAACTGGAACatgaaacaacaacaacaacaaagacaagaacaagaacaagaaacACTCCAATTAGAAGAGGGTATTACTATTACCAAATCTTCTCAAGCTTCTCCCACCACTCATCTTGTTCCCAT GGCCAATAATTATGATGAGATTGCAGAGCTGACATGGGAAAATGGGCAGATATCAATGCATGGGCTCAGTGGGCTTGATCCAACTTCACAAAAAAAGCCCACATGGGTTAATAGGGCCCATGATACATTAGAGTCCATTGTTCAACAAGCCACATGCAACAATAAAAAGTCAAAGTTGACCATGAAAGACAACCATGCTTATGTTGATGTTCCTACCACAACAAGCTCCATTGTTGCATCCTCAGGGGAACATCATCAAATGGTGCCAACACTTTCAAGGAAAAGATCACATTCTTCTTATTCCGATCAACAACAACATCGGAGAGATGTTAATTATGTTAGCATCAATAATACTAAGAAGATGTTATTAGAAGACCATAATACTAATAATAGAAAATGTGGTGTTGCTACTGCTAGTGTCACATTTTGTAGGGACAACAATGACGTCACAACCATGATGACGTGGCCTTCTCTTGACTCTGGTCCAAGAAGCTTCAAAAATGATAAGATTCTTGAGGAGGATTCTGCTTGTCAAAGTGGATCG GAAGTTCGGAATAATGAAAATGATAGAGATGGTGGGAAAGGTGAAACAGGGCAGAGCAAATCATCATCAGTTGTAAGGAGAAATAGAACTGCTGCCGTCCATAACCAATCAGAACGg AGAAGAAGAGATagaattaatcagaagatgaaaGCATTGCAGCGGTTAGTGCCTAATGCAAATAAG aCAGACAAAGCTTCAATGTTGGATGAGGTGATTAAGTACTTGAAACAACTTCAAGCACAAATagaaatgatgatgagtgtgaGCATGCCACAGATGATAATGCAACAACAACTTCAAATGTCTATGCTAGCAAGATCAATGGCAAACAATGCTCCAAATCCAATTAGGCCATTGTTTCCACAACTCATCcaaccaacaacaacaattgGAGCTGCTAACACTGCCTCTGCTCCAATGTTTCTTGCACCTTCCTTGATGATGCCTTCAAACACCAATGCTTCAATCCCTCTGCCTTCTGCTTCATATGGGACTCCTACTTTTGCACAA CCACTTAATATGGATATGTTGAACAACATGGTAGCATTTTACAGCCAACAGATGAATCATCATCAGAACAATCAAATCAAACCATGA
- the LOC130946593 gene encoding uncharacterized protein LOC130946593, producing MDEIKRNELCKHDLRLETSWSSSSLCCSSNLPLLAGQSSVLIVERIESLMALAQEKNRQRCPASETTPTVIKDLLKDSELSQSYRKVGNKILDLQLPAEEYIDSEGDSFESEKITSFTLNGTSQVVCNGLADLNVPFNLEEEMGAESDDLQPRIHHGSSLVCDLSRATKSGWHNFLNDAIQNLNKRKYLEDSSDEKLVPMSSSNIAGKNGRVLNSLAGFSDTDRQSVPVESLSQKLEQVNIFACLQNYLFRNGFCFSAKAFHQPSIDTDELSSCNNHGSSSASRELRECVQGSEDVFNPKNINLNTMPAYSDTITAFQSIQNSREEDKFECSRFPWLKEKPAPQGKLNEEGKSSTHVRSNTLAFDINGKTDASKILCVEETLNISKNSHVDHILDKGEQVRAGEKFLENEKTMHECLIRVIDLNSCMNADKNTPMDIDLQAPTSPENKESSPPRGESDEAQEEQARMAAEALVSIFKVAIHNGLQMTTCSPLESSMSSPLHWFSGIVSAIVDHSESEVTLEQHLPTDFDYFEFMTLNLTETTILDSFYKSNGQSKQEGEGSTSLTRSRKCRSNRSRRGKDFQNEILPSLACLSRHEVTKDLKTIGSLVKAATARTTRSTAGCARSAGKNAPAKARRRPCKSASNITDLLKRGLISWQKICRKKRSQRFPVSNLQLIFKSST from the exons ATGGATGAAATTAAAAGGAATGAATTATGTAAACATGATTTAAGGTTGGAGACATCATGGTCAAGTTCCTCTCTGTGTTGCTCATCAAATTTGCCTCTGTTGGCTGGTCAATCATCTGTTTTAATTGTGGAACGCATCGAGTCACTAATGGCTTTGGCACAAGAAAAGAACAGGCAAAGATGTCCTGCTTCTGAAACTACTCCAACTGTAATCAAAGATCTCTTAAAAGATTCTGAATTATCACAGTCTTACAGAAAAGTTGGTAACAAAATTTTGGATCTCCAACTTCCAGCTGAAGAGTACATTGATAGTGAAGGCGATTCTTTCGAAAGTGAAAAGATTACATCTTTTACTTTAAATGGAACTTCTCAGGTTGTGTGTAACGGTTTAGCCGACTTAAATGTACCTTTTAATCTCGAGGAAGAGATGGGTGCGGAGTCTGATGATTTGCAGCCCAGAATCCATCATGGAAGCTCCCTTGTTTGTGATCTATCAAGAGCAACAAAATCAGGCTGGCATAATTTTCTCAATGATGCTATACAGAATTTGAACAAAAGAAAGTATCTTGAAGATTCCTCAGATGAGAAACTCGTACCGATGTCCTCAAGTAATATTGCTG GGAAAAATGGCAGGGTCTTGAATTCCCTAGCCGGATTTAGTGATACCGACAGGCAATCTGTTCCAGTTGAATCATTGAGTCAGAAACTTGAGCAAGTTAACATTTTTGCATGTTTGCAAAACTATCTTTTCCGCAACGGCTTTTGCTTTAGTGCCAAGGCATTTCATCAACCATCAATCGATACTGATGAGCTAAGCAGCTGCAACAACCATGGTTCATCATCGGCTAGCCGTGAGCTTAGGGAGTGTGTTCAGGGCTCTGAAGATGTGTTCAATCCCAAGAACATAAACCTGAATACCATGCCTGCTTATTCCGATACAATAACAGCATTTCAAAGCATTCAGAATTCAAGGGAAGAAGATAAGTTTGAGTGTTCAAGATTTCCTTGGCTTAAAGAAAAGCCGGCACCCCAAGGAAAACTCAATGAAGAGGGTAAATCTTCAACACATGTAAGAAGCAACACTCTTGCATTTGACATTAATGGAAAGACCGATGCTTCCAAAATTCTGTGCGTTGAAGAAACTCTGAATATATCAAAAAATTCACATGTAGATCATATTCTTGACAAGGGGGAACAGGTCCGTGCTGGTGAAAAGTTCTTGGAAAATGAGAAGACGATGCATGAATGCTTGATCCGCGTCATTGACCTGAATTCATGCATGAATGCGGATAAGAATACACCAATGGATATCGATCTTCAGGCCCCTACGAGTCCAGAAAATAAGGAAAGTTCTCCACCAAGAGGAGAATCCGATGAAGCCCAAGAGGAGCAAGCCAGAATGGCAGCAGAGGCTTTGGTTTCGATATTCAAGGTGGCGATCCATAATGGTCTCCAAATGACAACATGTTCACCATTAGAATCTTCCATGAGTAGCCCTCTTCACTGGTTTTCTGGGATTGTTTCTGCAATAGTGGATCATTCAGAGAGTGAGGTTACCTTGGAGCAGCATCTGCCTACTGATTTTGATTACTTTGAGTTCATGACTTTAAATTTGACCGAGACAACAATCCTAGATAGCTTCTATAAGAGCAATGGCCAATCCAAGCAAGAAGGTGAAGGGTCTACCTCACTGACTCGATCGAGGAAGTGCCGATCAAATAGGTCCCGGCGGGGGAAGGACTTCCAGAATGAGATTCTACCAAGTCTTGCTTGTTTGTCAAGGCACGAGGTGACCAAAGACCTTAAGACCATAGGAAGTCTAGTTAAAGCCGCCACGGCTCGTACTACTCGCTCGACAGCTGGCTGCGCAAGAAGCGCAGGTAAAAATGCACCGGCCAAGGCGAGGAGAAGGCCATGTAAATCAGCTTCTAACATTACAGACTTACTGAAAAGAGGCCTAATTAGTTGGCAAAAAATATGTAGAAAGAAAAGGAGCCAAAGATTTCCAGTCAGTAATCTCCAGCTTATTTTTAAATCAAGTACATAA
- the LOC130946695 gene encoding flavin-containing monooxygenase FMO GS-OX-like 9, which translates to MVSEKNYKSKNVCVIGAGPSGLVAARELRKEGHKVVVLEQNHDIGGQWLYEPNVVGEDPLGRNPFLKVHSSIYESLRLTSPREIMGFTDFPFMVKKGRDMRRFPSHTELLHYLKDFCDWFGLREMIRFNTRVDYVGMLDYGVCSNNDLKWVVRSIDKSEKVVEEVFDAVVVATGHYSQPKLPSIKGMDTWIRKQMHSHVYRSPEPLCNEIVVVVGNSLSGQDISLELVKVAKEVHMSSRSLNITEGLSKVISKHENFHLHPQIDTLHEDGKVTFVDGSSISADTILYCTGYSYAFPFLDTKGMVVVDDDRVGPLYEHTFPPSLAPSLSFIGIPRKIIGFPFFESQAIWIAQVLSGRKVLPSWEDMMKSIKEFYHSREVAGIPKHCTHDIADFEYCVKYGERAGLPPLEEWRKELCLSAILNSFANLETYRDSWDDHEKLQEALQSPHFTQLGLQDSPL; encoded by the exons ATGGTTTCTGAGAAAAATTACAAATCCAAGAATGTGTGTGTGATTGGAGCTGGACCATCAGGGCTAGTGGCAGCCAGGGAGCTGAGAAAAGAAGGTCACAAGGTGGTTGTGTTAGAGCAGAATCATGACATAGGAGGGCAATGGTTATATGAACCAAATGTGGTAGGGGAGGATCCTTTAGGAAGAAATCCTTTTCTAAAGGTGCATAGTAGTATCTATGAATCATTAAGGCTCACATCTCCAAGGGAGATCATGGGGTTTACTGATTTCCCATTTATGGTGAAGAAAGGTAGGGACATGAGGAGGTTCCCAAGCCACACAGAGCTCCTTCATTACCTAAAGGACTTCTGTGATTGGTTTGGGTTGAGAGAGATGATAAGATTCAACACAAGGGTGGATTATGTGGGGATGTTGGATTATGGTGTCTGTAGCAATAATGATTTGAAATGGGTTGTTAGAAGCATAGACAAGAGTGAGAAGGTGGTGGAAGAGGTGTTTGATGCAGTGGTTGTAGCCACTGGTCATTACTCTCAGCCTAAATTGCCCTCCATTAAAG GAATGGATACATGGATCAGAAAACAAATGCATAGTCACGTTTACAGATCCCCAGAACCACTCTGCAATGAG ATTGTAGTGGTTGTTGGAAATTCCTTAAGTGGGCAAGATATATCGCTAGAGCTTGTGAAAGTAGCAAAGGAAGTCCACATGAGTTCCAGATCTCTTAATATCACTGAGGGTTTATCTAAAGTTATATCAAAACATGAGAACTTTCACCTTCATCCACAG ATAGACACACTTCATGAGGATGGAAAGGTCACATTTGTGGATGGTTCCTCTATTTCTGCAGACACCATTTTGTACTGCACAGG GTACTCCTATGCGTTCCCCTTTCTTGACACTAAAGGAATGGTAGTTGTGGATGATGACAGAGTGGGGCCTTTGTATGAGCACACTTTCCCCCCATCTCTTGCTCCATCACTGTCCTTTATAGGCATCCCTAGAAAG ATCATAGGGTTCCCTTTCTTTGAATCACAAGCAATATGGATAGCACAAGTACTTTCTGGGAGAAAGGTATTGCCATCATGGGAGGACATGATGAAATCCATCAAGGAGTTCTACCACTCAAGAGAAGTAGCAGGCATACCTAAACATTGCACCCATGACATTGCAGATTTCGAg TATTGTGTCAAATATGGAGAGCGTGCAGGATTGCCACCTCTAGAAGAATGGAGAAAAGAGCTTTGCCTTTCAGCCATACTTAATTCTTTTGCCAACTTAGAGACATATAGAGATTCTTGGGATGATCATGAGAAGCTCCAAGAGGCCCTTCAAAGTCCTCACTTCACTCAACTTGGGCTTCAAGATTCTCCTCTGTAA
- the LOC130946937 gene encoding uncharacterized protein LOC130946937 has translation MFRRGNLKGKFGNDDKHVTAVAAAAFSIHSIEQAAAANLISRPQSMRRKNHSTLSERPTYGGDTSVKRSSFGEDGRRKEGSVPLRGSSDDISSKRTVLQTQGHQKQIGIPIQHNNKANAEAWEKAKLKKIQQRYEKIKSQILSWEREKKIRAKMHMEKKKNELEKRRIVTTQHYNNKIASIDKVAQGALTQLEDKRRKELSRATEKANKIRKTGKVPPAINCFCFSHL, from the exons ATGTTCAGAAGGGGAAATTTGAAGGGTAAATTTGGAAATGATGACAAGCATGTGACAGCAGTTGCAGCTGCTGCATTTTCCATTCATTCAATAGAACAAGCTGCTGCTGCCAACCTGATTTCAAGGCCTCAATCCATGAGAAGGAAAAACCATAGCACCCTATCTGAACGACCGACTTATG GAGGGGATACTTCAGTGAAAAGGTCATCATTTGGAGAAGATGGAAGGAGAAAAGAAGGAAGTGTTCCTTTAAGAGGTTCAAGTGATGATATATCTTCTAAAAGGACTGTGCTCCAAACACAAGGGCACCAAAAACAAATAGGGATTCCTATACAACATAACAACAAAGCAAATGCAGAAGCTTGGGAAAAGGCCAAGTTAAAAAAGATTCAACAGCG CTATGAGAAGATAAAGTCCCAAATCCTTTCTTgggaaagagagaaaaagattCGTGCCAAAATGCATATGGAAAAGAAGAAG AATGAATTGGAGAAAAGAAGAATAGTGACAACACAACATTATAATAATAAGATAGCAAGCATAGATAAGGTAGCACAAGGTGCATTAACACAATTGGAAGATAAAAGAAGGAAAGAGTTATCTAGAGCCACAGAAAAAGCTAATAAAATCAGAAAAACAGGAAAGGTTCCTCCTGCTATTAATTGTTTCTGCTTCTCACATTTATAG
- the LOC130943455 gene encoding transcription factor PIF7-like isoform X2, whose amino-acid sequence MMSMSSSSHQYLIPNWNMKQQQQQRQEQEQETLQLEEGITITKSSQASPTTHLVPMANNYDEIAELTWENGQISMHGLSGLDPTSQKKPTWVNRAHDTLESIVQQATCNNKKSKLTMKDNHAYVDVPTTTSSIVASSGEHHQMVPTLSRKRSHSSYSDQQQHRRDVNYVSINNTKKMLLEDHNTNNRKCGVATASVTFCRDNNDVTTMMTWPSLDSGPRSFKNDKILEEDSACQSGSEVRNNENDRDGGKGETGQSKSSSVRRRDRINQKMKALQRLVPNANKTDKASMLDEVIKYLKQLQAQIEMMMSVSMPQMIMQQQLQMSMLARSMANNAPNPIRPLFPQLIQPTTTIGAANTASAPMFLAPSLMMPSNTNASIPLPSASYGTPTFAQPLNMDMLNNMVAFYSQQMNHHQNNQIKP is encoded by the exons atGATGAGTATGAGTAGTAGTAGTCATCAGTATTTGATTCCAAACTGGAACatgaaacaacaacaacaacaaagacaagaacaagaacaagaaacACTCCAATTAGAAGAGGGTATTACTATTACCAAATCTTCTCAAGCTTCTCCCACCACTCATCTTGTTCCCAT GGCCAATAATTATGATGAGATTGCAGAGCTGACATGGGAAAATGGGCAGATATCAATGCATGGGCTCAGTGGGCTTGATCCAACTTCACAAAAAAAGCCCACATGGGTTAATAGGGCCCATGATACATTAGAGTCCATTGTTCAACAAGCCACATGCAACAATAAAAAGTCAAAGTTGACCATGAAAGACAACCATGCTTATGTTGATGTTCCTACCACAACAAGCTCCATTGTTGCATCCTCAGGGGAACATCATCAAATGGTGCCAACACTTTCAAGGAAAAGATCACATTCTTCTTATTCCGATCAACAACAACATCGGAGAGATGTTAATTATGTTAGCATCAATAATACTAAGAAGATGTTATTAGAAGACCATAATACTAATAATAGAAAATGTGGTGTTGCTACTGCTAGTGTCACATTTTGTAGGGACAACAATGACGTCACAACCATGATGACGTGGCCTTCTCTTGACTCTGGTCCAAGAAGCTTCAAAAATGATAAGATTCTTGAGGAGGATTCTGCTTGTCAAAGTGGATCG GAAGTTCGGAATAATGAAAATGATAGAGATGGTGGGAAAGGTGAAACAGGGCAGAGCAAATCATCATCAGTT AGAAGAAGAGATagaattaatcagaagatgaaaGCATTGCAGCGGTTAGTGCCTAATGCAAATAAG aCAGACAAAGCTTCAATGTTGGATGAGGTGATTAAGTACTTGAAACAACTTCAAGCACAAATagaaatgatgatgagtgtgaGCATGCCACAGATGATAATGCAACAACAACTTCAAATGTCTATGCTAGCAAGATCAATGGCAAACAATGCTCCAAATCCAATTAGGCCATTGTTTCCACAACTCATCcaaccaacaacaacaattgGAGCTGCTAACACTGCCTCTGCTCCAATGTTTCTTGCACCTTCCTTGATGATGCCTTCAAACACCAATGCTTCAATCCCTCTGCCTTCTGCTTCATATGGGACTCCTACTTTTGCACAA CCACTTAATATGGATATGTTGAACAACATGGTAGCATTTTACAGCCAACAGATGAATCATCATCAGAACAATCAAATCAAACCATGA